The Thermobispora bispora DSM 43833 genome window below encodes:
- a CDS encoding rhomboid family intramembrane serine protease yields the protein MTSQPPPSPPHPPGAAVPTCYRHPDRETYVRCQRCDRSICPDCMREAAVGYQCLDCVQEGNRTVRRARTVFGGAPVTTARVSWTLLAINLLAYVAEVLDPERVISAYGMWSIGVYQGEWWRLITSAFLHAPPPSFWHILFNMWALYVIGPDLERLLGSARFAALYLLSALGGSVAIYLFGVAALGASGAIYGLFGALFVVARRLGTDVRGVLWLIGINVLITFVVPGISWQGHLGGLVTGTVVAAGLVYAPERHRTLVQSAVAVAVLAALICAVTLLPPYPLALFR from the coding sequence ATGACCTCCCAGCCACCGCCGAGCCCACCGCATCCCCCCGGGGCGGCGGTACCGACCTGCTACCGCCACCCGGATCGCGAGACCTACGTCCGCTGCCAGCGCTGCGACCGGAGCATCTGCCCGGACTGCATGCGCGAGGCGGCCGTCGGCTACCAGTGCCTCGACTGCGTCCAGGAGGGCAACCGCACGGTACGGCGGGCCCGCACGGTGTTCGGCGGTGCCCCGGTCACCACGGCGCGCGTGAGCTGGACCCTGCTCGCGATCAACCTGCTCGCGTACGTGGCCGAGGTGCTCGACCCCGAGCGGGTGATCAGCGCCTACGGGATGTGGTCCATCGGGGTGTACCAGGGCGAGTGGTGGCGGCTGATCACCAGCGCGTTCCTGCACGCCCCGCCGCCGTCCTTCTGGCACATCCTCTTCAACATGTGGGCGCTCTACGTGATCGGCCCGGATCTGGAGCGCCTGCTCGGCTCGGCGCGGTTCGCCGCGCTCTACCTGCTCTCCGCCCTCGGCGGGTCGGTCGCGATCTACCTCTTCGGCGTGGCGGCGCTCGGCGCCTCGGGGGCGATCTACGGCCTGTTCGGCGCGCTGTTCGTGGTCGCCCGGCGGCTCGGCACCGACGTGCGCGGCGTGCTCTGGCTGATCGGGATCAACGTGCTGATCACGTTCGTGGTCCCGGGCATCAGCTGGCAGGGCCACCTCGGCGGGCTGGTGACCGGCACCGTCGTGGCCGCCGGCCTCGTCTACGCGCCCGAGCGGCACCGCACCCTCGTCCAGTCCGCGGTTGCGGTGGCGGTGCTGGCGGCGCTGATCTGCGCCGTCACGCTGCTCCCGCCGTACCCGCTGGCGCTCTTCCGGTGA
- the pknB gene encoding Stk1 family PASTA domain-containing Ser/Thr kinase has product MIQPRLLGGRYQLESVVGRGGMAEVYRARDIRLDRIVAIKTLRSDLARDHTFQARFRREAQSAASLNHPSIIAVYDTGEDVVDGTPVPYIVMEYVEGRTLRDVLRTERKVLPERALELTDGILRALDYSHRGGIVHRDIKPANVMLTNSGEVKVMDFGIARAMADSAATMTQTAQVIGTAQYLSPEQARGERVDARSDIYSTGCVLYELLTGQPPFTGDSPVAIAYQHVREDPIPPSHIDPEIPKWADAIVLKAMAKDPFQRYQSAAEMRADIQRVLSGLPVDPQTMALATSYQQYGGAADRTRTMTATDVPSVQATQAIPDYEYGPPERNGRYDRRRGGGNTALKTALWIVIPLLIIGAFIGIGYAFLSPGSSGTTKVKVPQLVNQTKEAAEKALTDLGLKVAYGPAEYHDEVPKNSVIRTEPAADTEVSLGDTVTVILSKGRELVSIPTDIIGKTPEEAKAELEALGLNVSIVMKTAPGKPQGKVYDTNPKPGQRVAKDTLVRLYVPRELAQVPSVVGIPEDEARATLEGAGFKVKVVTRNSDVPVGNVIDQSPAPGTKLQPGTTVTLIVSSGPAVQQNPDDGLPTEPPMDDLPTDDGEDDGAGIDLNGDPFG; this is encoded by the coding sequence ATGATTCAGCCACGACTTCTCGGCGGACGCTATCAGCTCGAAAGCGTCGTGGGGCGTGGCGGCATGGCGGAGGTGTATCGCGCCCGGGACATCCGGCTCGACCGGATCGTCGCGATCAAGACGCTCCGCTCCGACCTCGCCAGGGACCACACTTTCCAGGCGCGGTTCCGGAGGGAGGCACAGTCCGCCGCTTCACTGAACCACCCTTCGATCATCGCCGTCTACGACACCGGCGAGGACGTGGTGGACGGCACGCCGGTGCCGTACATCGTCATGGAGTACGTGGAGGGCCGGACGCTCCGTGACGTGCTCCGCACCGAGCGCAAGGTGCTGCCGGAACGGGCGCTGGAGCTGACCGACGGCATCCTCCGGGCGCTGGACTACAGCCACCGCGGCGGCATCGTGCACCGGGACATCAAGCCGGCGAACGTCATGCTCACCAACAGCGGTGAGGTCAAGGTCATGGACTTCGGCATCGCCCGGGCGATGGCCGACTCCGCCGCCACCATGACCCAGACCGCCCAGGTGATCGGAACCGCCCAGTACCTGTCCCCCGAGCAGGCCCGCGGTGAGCGCGTCGACGCGCGCAGCGACATCTACTCCACCGGTTGCGTGCTCTACGAGCTGCTGACCGGCCAGCCGCCGTTCACGGGTGACTCGCCCGTCGCCATCGCCTACCAGCACGTCCGAGAGGACCCGATCCCGCCGTCGCACATCGACCCGGAGATCCCCAAGTGGGCCGACGCCATCGTGCTCAAGGCGATGGCCAAGGACCCGTTCCAGCGTTACCAGAGCGCCGCCGAGATGCGGGCCGACATCCAGCGGGTGCTCTCCGGCCTGCCGGTCGACCCGCAGACGATGGCCCTTGCCACCAGCTACCAGCAGTACGGCGGGGCGGCCGACCGCACCCGGACGATGACCGCGACCGACGTCCCGTCGGTGCAGGCGACCCAGGCCATCCCCGACTACGAGTACGGCCCGCCGGAGCGGAACGGCCGGTACGACCGGCGGCGCGGCGGCGGGAACACCGCGCTGAAGACCGCGCTGTGGATCGTGATCCCGCTCCTGATCATCGGTGCGTTCATCGGCATCGGCTACGCGTTCCTCAGCCCCGGGTCGTCGGGCACGACCAAGGTCAAGGTGCCCCAGCTGGTGAACCAGACCAAGGAGGCCGCGGAGAAGGCGCTCACCGACCTGGGGCTCAAGGTCGCCTACGGCCCGGCCGAGTACCACGACGAGGTGCCGAAGAACTCGGTGATCCGCACCGAGCCCGCGGCCGACACCGAGGTCTCGCTGGGGGACACGGTCACGGTCATCCTCTCCAAGGGCCGGGAGCTGGTCTCGATCCCGACCGACATCATCGGCAAGACGCCGGAGGAGGCGAAGGCCGAGCTGGAGGCCCTGGGCCTCAACGTGAGCATCGTGATGAAGACCGCGCCCGGCAAGCCGCAGGGCAAGGTGTACGACACCAACCCGAAGCCCGGCCAGCGGGTGGCGAAGGACACGCTGGTCCGGCTGTACGTGCCGCGGGAGCTCGCCCAGGTGCCGAGCGTGGTCGGCATCCCCGAGGACGAGGCGCGCGCCACGCTGGAGGGGGCCGGCTTCAAGGTGAAGGTGGTCACCCGCAACAGCGACGTCCCCGTGGGGAACGTCATCGACCAGAGCCCGGCGCCCGGCACCAAGCTGCAGCCCGGCACCACGGTGACGCTGATCGTGTCGAGCGGCCCGGCGGTGCAGCAGAACCCCGATGACGGTCTGCCCACGGAGCCGCCGATGGACGACCTGCCCACGGACGACGGCGAGGACGACGGCGCCGGCATCGACCTGAACGGCGACCCGTTCGGGTGA
- a CDS encoding PP2C family protein-serine/threonine phosphatase has protein sequence MSGDRVPRRPAQGAWAPTFGFPGRSAETSAGTLAQEFLDAIADRAVWATPIRNESGEIVDFELRAASPTAMNTARLIGLAQPGRLMRQDNPEIGDTEVWECMLRVMESGKAEEIARYEHSESEDGVVRHANYAIRVARIGDGLLISWTRLDEEERLAMRLRHTERLGNLGWVHWGLYSGEIIWSPQLYAIHGRDPDDGPLDLQEYRAIVHPDDLVIFDQAIAMLTETDGPCEFEVRIRVPDGLRLIRACIEARRDIRGRPIEVHGVLQDITHWQRTADQLADVRQRLEEESQLTAELQHIIMPVQNEPFPEADLEVAVRYLPAQMEPLGGDWYQAIHVSDEEVLLAVGDVAGHGLPAASAMAKLRHAITGLAFAQHDPGEILVVLNRLLQRMRPDVIATAVVAHYRSTDRTFTWAHAGHPPILLVRGDTVRPLFHTGMMLGVSQQVTYCCDRVRLEPDDLVVMFTDGLIERPGRDLAEGLDVLCTAIADAVRARPADRLAAVMGVLEPSNPRDDTCMLVARVMPARAPIPGPRPPRGTALRLTASASAPRPAASSRSAPATSRWSAAPRPGRCPVRTPPSAWRCRGTWPRLWRRSRRRCTGRRAASGGSSSVPCSPAAWRAR, from the coding sequence ATGTCAGGTGATCGCGTTCCCAGGCGCCCGGCCCAAGGGGCATGGGCCCCCACCTTCGGCTTCCCCGGGCGCTCAGCGGAGACGAGCGCCGGCACCCTGGCCCAGGAGTTCCTGGACGCCATCGCCGACCGCGCCGTCTGGGCCACACCGATCCGGAACGAGTCCGGGGAGATCGTCGACTTCGAGCTGCGGGCGGCCAGCCCCACGGCCATGAACACCGCCAGGCTGATCGGGCTGGCGCAGCCCGGCCGGCTCATGCGCCAGGACAACCCGGAGATCGGCGACACCGAGGTCTGGGAGTGCATGCTCCGGGTCATGGAGAGCGGGAAGGCCGAGGAGATCGCCCGCTACGAGCACAGCGAGAGCGAGGACGGCGTGGTCCGCCACGCCAACTACGCGATCCGGGTGGCCCGCATCGGCGACGGCCTGCTGATCTCGTGGACCCGCCTCGACGAAGAAGAGCGGCTGGCCATGCGGCTGCGGCACACCGAGCGCCTGGGGAACCTCGGCTGGGTCCACTGGGGGCTGTACAGCGGCGAGATCATCTGGTCGCCCCAGCTCTACGCCATCCACGGCCGGGACCCGGACGACGGGCCGCTCGACCTGCAGGAGTACCGCGCCATCGTCCACCCCGACGACCTGGTGATCTTCGACCAGGCGATCGCCATGCTCACCGAGACCGACGGGCCGTGCGAGTTCGAGGTCCGCATCCGCGTCCCCGACGGGCTGCGGCTCATCCGGGCGTGCATCGAGGCGCGGCGGGACATCCGGGGCCGGCCGATCGAGGTCCACGGCGTGCTGCAGGACATCACCCACTGGCAGCGCACCGCCGACCAGCTCGCCGACGTACGGCAGCGGCTCGAAGAGGAGTCACAGCTCACCGCCGAGCTGCAGCACATCATCATGCCCGTCCAGAACGAGCCGTTCCCCGAGGCCGATCTGGAGGTGGCGGTCCGCTACCTGCCCGCGCAGATGGAGCCGCTCGGCGGCGACTGGTACCAGGCGATCCACGTGAGCGACGAAGAGGTGCTGCTCGCCGTCGGCGACGTCGCCGGGCACGGCCTGCCCGCCGCCTCCGCGATGGCCAAGCTCCGCCACGCCATCACCGGGCTCGCGTTCGCGCAGCACGACCCGGGCGAGATCCTCGTGGTGCTCAACCGGCTGCTGCAGCGCATGCGGCCCGATGTGATCGCCACGGCCGTGGTCGCCCACTACCGGAGCACGGACCGGACGTTCACCTGGGCCCACGCCGGTCACCCGCCGATCCTGCTGGTCCGCGGGGACACGGTGAGGCCGCTGTTCCACACCGGGATGATGCTCGGCGTGTCCCAGCAGGTCACCTACTGCTGCGACCGGGTACGGCTCGAGCCGGACGACCTGGTGGTGATGTTCACCGACGGGCTCATCGAACGCCCGGGCCGCGACCTCGCCGAAGGACTGGACGTGCTCTGCACGGCAATCGCCGACGCGGTGCGCGCCCGGCCCGCCGACCGGCTCGCCGCGGTGATGGGCGTCCTGGAGCCGAGCAACCCCCGGGACGACACGTGCATGCTCGTCGCCCGGGTCATGCCGGCCCGGGCCCCGATCCCCGGCCCGAGGCCACCGCGCGGCACCGCGCTCCGGCTCACGGCCTCCGCGTCTGCTCCGCGCCCTGCTGCATCGAGCCGGTCCGCTCCTGCGACCAGTCGGTGGTCGGCTGCTCCACGCCCCGGACGGTGTCCCGTACGGACTCCGCCCAGCGCTTGGCGTTGCCGCGGTACATGGCCACGCCTATGGCGCCGATCGCGGCGCCGGTGCACAGGGCGGCGAGCGGCCAGCGGCGGGTCTTCTTCGGTGCCGTGCTCTCCAGCCGCCTGGCGAGCTCGGTGA
- a CDS encoding anthranilate synthase component II, which yields MTATRVLVVDNHDSFVHTIVQYLRRLGAHCDVRPRDRVGLTDTAGFDGVLISPGPGSPEAAGISVPLVRHAAEHRLPLLGVCLGHQAIAVAYGATVARAPELMHGRTSPILHDGRGVFRSLPSPVTMTRYHSLAVVPGTVPPELEVSAVTPDGVIMGVRHRTAPIEGVQFHPESIASEHGHRLLKNWLEMCNTRPL from the coding sequence ATGACCGCGACCCGTGTGCTCGTGGTGGACAACCACGACAGCTTCGTCCACACGATCGTCCAGTACCTCCGTCGGCTCGGCGCCCACTGTGACGTACGGCCGCGCGACCGGGTGGGCCTCACCGACACCGCGGGCTTCGACGGCGTGCTCATCTCCCCGGGGCCGGGCAGCCCGGAGGCGGCCGGGATCAGCGTGCCCCTGGTCCGGCACGCCGCGGAGCACCGGCTTCCGCTGCTCGGCGTGTGCCTGGGCCACCAGGCGATCGCGGTGGCGTACGGCGCGACCGTGGCCCGGGCGCCCGAGCTCATGCACGGCCGGACCAGCCCGATCCTCCACGACGGCCGCGGGGTGTTCCGCTCGCTCCCGTCCCCGGTGACCATGACCCGGTACCACTCGCTCGCGGTCGTGCCCGGGACGGTCCCCCCGGAGCTGGAGGTGAGCGCGGTCACCCCGGACGGCGTGATTATGGGGGTACGGCACCGCACCGCGCCGATCGAGGGCGTCCAGTTCCACCCTGAATCGATCGCTTCCGAGCACGGTCATCGGCTTCTGAAAAATTGGCTCGAGATGTGTAACACTCGCCCCCTTTGA
- a CDS encoding peptidylprolyl isomerase, whose protein sequence is MAETLIANLRTNHGTIRIKLFPDKAPNTVRNFVELAEGTREWRHPATGERMTTPLYNGTIFHRVIDGFMIQGGDPIGQGTGGPGYMFDDEIHDKNRFDRPYLVAMANAGKWRGRGTNGSQFFITVAPQPHLDRNHTIFGEVIEGTEVVDSIARTPTDHRDRPLQDAVIEEVTIERS, encoded by the coding sequence GTGGCCGAGACTCTGATCGCCAATCTGCGTACCAATCACGGCACGATCCGCATCAAGCTCTTCCCGGACAAGGCGCCCAACACGGTGCGCAATTTCGTCGAGCTCGCCGAGGGCACCCGGGAGTGGCGGCACCCGGCGACCGGGGAGCGGATGACCACCCCGCTCTACAACGGGACGATCTTCCACCGGGTCATCGACGGGTTCATGATCCAGGGCGGGGACCCGATCGGGCAGGGGACCGGCGGCCCCGGGTACATGTTCGACGACGAGATCCACGACAAGAACCGGTTCGACCGGCCGTACCTGGTCGCCATGGCGAACGCCGGGAAGTGGCGCGGCCGCGGCACCAACGGCTCGCAGTTCTTCATCACCGTGGCACCGCAGCCGCACCTCGACCGGAACCACACGATCTTCGGCGAGGTGATCGAGGGCACCGAGGTGGTCGACTCGATCGCGCGGACCCCCACGGACCACCGGGACCGCCCGCTCCAGGACGCGGTGATCGAAGAGGTCACCATCGAGCGATCCTGA
- a CDS encoding cell division protein CrgA — MPKSKVRKKAVYTPPKRAQAVKTSPRWLAPLMVTCWIVGILWIAVYYIAPQTPGIETLGNWNLLVGFGLIILGVILSTRWR, encoded by the coding sequence GTGCCCAAGTCGAAGGTTCGCAAGAAGGCCGTCTACACGCCGCCGAAGCGGGCGCAGGCGGTGAAGACGAGCCCGCGCTGGCTCGCCCCCCTCATGGTCACCTGCTGGATCGTCGGCATCCTCTGGATCGCGGTCTACTACATCGCGCCGCAGACGCCGGGCATCGAGACGCTGGGCAACTGGAACCTGCTGGTCGGTTTCGGCCTCATCATCCTGGGCGTGATCCTCTCCACGAGGTGGCGCTGA